The genomic window GGGAATCAATGCCCATTCATCATCTCTTCAGTTTCATTCCCCAACATATAATGTGCCGCCGGCGGTGATTCCCTGAAACCCGTCCCAGAGGCACTGCCAGCCTGATTGATCAGGAACCTACATCTGCAAAGTTATGCTGTCAAGAAGCCGTTCTTTTTGTCTCAGGTTTATTGCGCTTAACCGACTGCTACTCAAAGGTATAATGGAATTGTTATTGGCATTGCCGAGCCTGTAACCCACCTTTTATATCCATCGTTCGTTCGTCACGATTTCGTCACTTCCGTCACGCCGAGCGGTAATCACCCGTCAATATGATGGATGAGCCGCCAGCGGTATATCCCGATGCTTGAGCACTCAATTTTGGTTGTTTTGAGCGGCTAAAGGTAACTAATATATAGGCTATACCGCTGGCGGTAGTTTGTCGCCAGCACACAAATTGATAGGAGCTTTCGATGGAACCCTTTAATCTTGAACCGTTTGTGGCATTCATGAAGAGTCGCGGTCTGCCTCCGGAGAGGAATATCCCATTCTACGCCTCATGGGTGCGGCGCTATTTGCAGTCTGAAATGCCCGGCGTCATCGCGGATAGCACGGACAAAATCCGCTTTTTCTGTGAACAGTTGGCCCGCACGGAGGGCGTGCAGGATTGGCAGATCGAACAGGCGCAACGGGCGATTGAATTGTATGAGCGCGTTTTCAGGAAAGAGGGGCTTCCCAGTTCCGCTCCGGCTCAACCGCTTTCGGATGGCGAAACCGCTTGCGGCCGGATGCGGGAGTTGATCCGGCTCCGTCATTATTCCTTGCGCACGGAACAGACTTATCTGGATTGGGTAAGGCGTTATCTTGCCTATGCCAAGGCGAATCAACTGGATTGGCAGACGGACAGTACCTGCCGGAGTTATATCTCGTATCTGGCAACCACCCGCAACGTCGCCAGCTCCACCCAGAATCAGGCGTTCAACGCCTTGCTGTTCCTGCAACGGGAGGTTTTGAAGCGGGAGGTAGCGGATATCACTTCCGTCAGGGCAAAGCGCGGAACCAAATTGCCTTGCGTGCTCAGCGTGGATGAAGTCCGGGCCGTTTTAAAGGCGGCCCCGGAGCCTGCCCGGCTGATGCTTGAATTGACTTACGGGGCCGGGTTGCGCGTTTCAGAGACGATCCGCCTGCGTATTAAGGACCTGGATTTCAACAACCACCTGGTCTTTGTCCGGGCAGGAAAAGGCGACAAGGATCGCAGCACGCTGCTGCCGAAGAAATTGGATGAGCCCTTGAAGGCCCAAATCGCATTGGTGAAGTCCATCCATGAGCGGGACCTTGCCGCCGGCCATGGTGGGGTTTACCTGCCGTTTGCATTGGATCGCAAATATCCCCGGGCGGAAGTAGAGTTCGGGTGGCAATACCTCTTCCCGGCCGCGGATCTCTCGACGGATCCGCGTTCGGGGAAATTCAGACGGCATCATATCATGGACGAGGTGCTTCAGCGCGCCATGCGGGCGGCCGTCCAGAAAACGGGTATCAACAAGCCGGCGACAGTCCATGCACTGCGCCATTCCTTTGCCACGAATATGCTCCTTAAAGGTGTCAACATCCGGGAAGTTCAGAAGTATCTGGGTCATCAGAGCGTGGAAACAACCATGATTTACACCCACGTCATCCGCGGCATGGATTCGACCGCCGAGAGCCCACTGGATGAATTATAAGGTAGCTCCCACGCTGAAGTGATTTTTCGGATTGACTTAAAATACATCAATGCTTAACAGTTTAAGCATGAGCATAAACGTTTCCATCAAGGATGTCGCAAGGGCGGCAGGGGTGTCAGTCGCAGCGGTCTCTTATACACTCAGCGGGAAAGGTTCCAGATATCGCATTGCACCCGGGACCCAGGACCGGATCCGGGTTATTG from bacterium includes these protein-coding regions:
- a CDS encoding integron integrase — encoded protein: MEPFNLEPFVAFMKSRGLPPERNIPFYASWVRRYLQSEMPGVIADSTDKIRFFCEQLARTEGVQDWQIEQAQRAIELYERVFRKEGLPSSAPAQPLSDGETACGRMRELIRLRHYSLRTEQTYLDWVRRYLAYAKANQLDWQTDSTCRSYISYLATTRNVASSTQNQAFNALLFLQREVLKREVADITSVRAKRGTKLPCVLSVDEVRAVLKAAPEPARLMLELTYGAGLRVSETIRLRIKDLDFNNHLVFVRAGKGDKDRSTLLPKKLDEPLKAQIALVKSIHERDLAAGHGGVYLPFALDRKYPRAEVEFGWQYLFPAADLSTDPRSGKFRRHHIMDEVLQRAMRAAVQKTGINKPATVHALRHSFATNMLLKGVNIREVQKYLGHQSVETTMIYTHVIRGMDSTAESPLDEL